The stretch of DNA AGCTGGTTACTGATTTTAGATTGTGGGCTTTTTGATAAACATAGTCTCGAACAATTCTTGGAATCGGTCTTCCGTCTGTGTTGGTTTCTTGGAAATATTGCAGGTATTTGTCTCGAATCAGATTTTCGGTAATATACCTCAATCTTCCAAGAGGCCCGTAGATTTTTACGATTCCGTGGGTTTGCTGTAAAAATAACTCGCTATAACTAAACAAAATTACTGAAAAAATAAAAATTGCCAAGGATAGTTTCCAATTGGAGAAAAATGCAGGGATAGACAAAATTATAAGTATCAAACATAAATACCTTATAATGCTTAAATAGAATGGTTTTTGCTTAAGGGACGATACTACATCTTTTTTATTGGAGTTTTTTAGCTTTTCTGCAAGATTCTTGGCTTCTTTGGATGATTTATACATTACCTTCCTCGTATCTGTAATAGTCAAATCGCTTTATTAAAAAAAAAATACAATCAAATAAAGTAAAAACTTTCTATAGATTTAGTGAAGATAATGAGATAATGAAAGTATGGTGCAATTTAGAGTCGGTTTACTTGTTCTATTTCTATTTTTTTTAAACTCTTTTAAACCAATCAGTCTAAGCGACAGAGAAATAGAAATCTTATATTTGTGCAATATTTCCGGGTTATTTGAATTTGACGAAGATGGAAGGCTTGGTCTATCTACCTTATCTGAGTTGAAAAGGAGGGAAAAAACAAGACTCAGCCATTCCAATGGAGAAGTGCTTTTATTTACGGGAGGAAATGTTTTCGGAAAAGGGAAAGGACTTCGATCGAATTTTAAAATATTGAACCAAGTTCCTTTTGATGCAGTATTTTTAACCGAAGAAGAAATTGCATATTTAGATTCCAATCTTTCTCTAAAATCTCTAAATCTACCCTTGGTAACTTCTCGCAAAAATTCTTTTGGAATCGTTGAAAATAAGGATTTTCAAATAGGAGAAATTTTGTTGTCTGCCAGAGAAAAAACAGGAAATATTTCCGGTGCAAGTGAAAAGAACGAAAATGTTAGAATCGTATTCTTGCAGGAAAATTTACTTCAAACAGCAATTGTCCCGGATTCGGACAGGTTAGATATACTTATCGGAAAAAGAGAAAATATGTCATCCTACTTTTATACAAAGGGAATATTTTTTGCTGAATGCCCTATATATAAAAACTCGGTCGGAAAAATAAATTTAATTTTTCGAGAGGGAGATTTGATCAGGCATAGTCAAGAGTTTATACCTCTAAATACAATAGATAGAAACCGTTCTTGGATACCTCCCAATCGAGAAATAAGTAACGAACTAAAATGAAGCTTAGTCTAAATTGTCTTCGGTTTCGTCTAACGCATCTATAAAGCCAAAAAGTTTCGTATCTTTCAATCTGTCCACATACAGTATCCCCGAAAGATGATCTATCTCGTGTTGAAACACTACCGCTTGAAATCCTTCTATAACCTCGTTGTACTTATTCCACTTCTCATCAAAGTATTCTATGGATATTTTAGAAGGTCTTTCGACTAAACCCCTCATTTGTGGAACAGACAAACAACCCTCCCAGTAACCGGATAAAGGAGAATCTAAAATAGTAATTTTTGGATTGATAATTACTTTTTCAGGAATGTTGGGAGAGTCCGGGTAGCGGTCGCTTTTTTCTGATCCGATTACAATCAATTTTTTTAGAATTCCGATTTGTGGTGCGGCAAGCCCCAAACCTTCCGCGTGTTTCATCGTATCAAACATATCTCGAATGAGTTTTTTGAAGTCTTTTTCTTTGATCTCTTCTTCTGTGACTTCTTCGCTTGGTTTTCTTAAAATCGGATCGCCTAATTTTAAAATTTTTCTTACAGACATAGTTTCCTTGTTATCATTAGACTGTAGCTATTCTTTAAAATCCATATTTGGTATAAAAGAAATTTTGAATAGTATTTTGTATGCAGCTGAATATTATTTCTGGTTCAGTATCTCAAAAATCAGTTTTTTGAATCTCCAGTCATTTTTATTGACCTTCGTGGAAGAGTATCTGAATCGGACTACCTCTGGATTTTTGGAAATACGTAAAGAGTCTTTCGTTTGAAAATCATTGAGATAGGATTTCTTAGCAGATAAAATAAACACTACTTTTGTGTTGAAATTTAGATTCTTCAAAAAAGAAATTGTATTTGTTAAGCGGATAAACAGATTTCTTGATTTGAAAATTGCATATACCGAGAAAAGTCTGATTTTCTCGTTTTGTAACCAGTTTAGGATATTTTTTATTTTAAGGAGAGCTTGCTTTAAGCGGCTTTCGGTTAGTACCGGAGAAATTAAAATGCACTGAACGATTTTTTTGGGGTATTTATACGCTAACTCTAATGCCAGGGCAGAGGTAAAACCGGTAGAAACAATTGCAATCGGATTTGGGTCTTCCAATACCTTTTTTTCGATAGAATTTAAAAATTGGGAGTAATTTTGCCCTTTTTCGTTTTTTTTGTGGCCTGGTAGCTCAAAAAGGAAAAGTCTGTATTTTCCTTGCAGGAAAGTCGCCCAGACCTCTTTTTCAGAATGGGTCAAATAGTCTGGCAGGATGTAGATGTCTTTTTTTAATCGGTTTGGTTTTTCTGTATTTTTCATGAATCACATAGATTATTTATAAAAAAACATTGACGTAAGACTATTTTACAAAGAAAAAATCATTAGGCGATGTTTTTTTGTTGGAGACGAGGGGAATCGAACCCCTGACCTTTTGAATGCCATTCAAACGCTCTCCCAACTGAGCTACGCCCCCCTCAGTGTAACCTGAGTTTTTGCCACGAAAGTGTCAAGTGAATAGTAGGAAAGGAAAATTGCTTATGGAAACGATTGAAAATCTGCAAAAGAAAGTCAAGACCCAAGACGATATTATCAGGGGTTATGAAAAAGTGTTAAAGTTGAATGAGGAAGAGCTTGCCAATGCAGATGAGATTATGCGAATGTATGAAATGATAGTCGATTATTCCAGACTCGAATTGAAGCAAGCCCAAGACACAGTGACTGCGTCCACCACTGTATCCAATTTATCAAGAGCTGAGCTTATTAGTGCATTTGATAAAATCAAGCAATTGGAAGATGCAAATAAAAAACTTCGAGAAGAGGCGATGAAGTTTACAAAGTAAATTTTTTTAGCGTATTGGAAAATTCAAGTCTCTCACCATTATTAAAAAGGAATACAGAGAATAATTTCTATGTTTCTTTTGACCCCGAATTAGTTGATATATTTCAATTGGTTCTAAACGAAGCAATCAGACTTGTAGGGGCAAAGAGAGGGTCGTTTTTTTTTCTAAGTGAAAAAAACGAACTTCAAAGTCTAAACGAGCTCCAAGAAGATAAAATTTCCAATGATATAGCACTCAAAAGTTTTCAAGACAGGAAAAATTTCTTATTAAAAAAAGGAGATTTTGTTCCCGGGGAAAACCGCAAAACAACAGAATCGTATATTTCTTGCTATCTCGGTTTAGAAACAGGCGACTTTGACCTTGGAGTTTTTTTACTCGAAGGGATTTACCACTTTGAGAATTTTTCGACAAGCGATTTTGAGTTAATTGTAGTGTATTGCAATTACTTGAGTATGATTTTGAAAGATACTCAATTGGACTCTTCCAGAAAAGAGATATATCTTTCGATTGCTACTTCCATTCTTCTATTGATAGAAAATACAAACAATTATTTTAAAAACTCAAGGATGGAGTATTTACTAAAAGAAATTATACGAGTTTCAGGGCTAATCAACTCTTCTTTGGATTTATCTAAGCTATTGCTATCGGTTATGGAATCAGTGAAATCAGTTTTTAGAACTGAGTCTTGCTCTATTCTTTTGGTAGATAAAGAAAGAAACGAGTTGTATTTTCATATTGTGGCAGGTGAAAAACAAGAAGAGTTGAGCCGGCTTAGGGTTCCTATCGGTCAAGGAATCGCCGGTACGATTGCAGTGACCAAAAAACCCATGATTATAAACGACGCTCAATCCGATCCGAGAGTTTTCAAAAGCGTAGATAAGGCGGTTGATTTTGTAACTAGAAATATATTGGGTGCTCCTTTGATAGTAAACGACGAAGTGATCGGAGTCATGGAAGCAATTAACACAATAGATCGTAACAATTACAATTCAAACGACATAGATTTGTTCCTAAGTTTTTCGGATGCGGCAGCCCTTGCAATTCAGAAAACCAGACTACTCCAGAATTTAGAAACTACCAATATCGAGTTAGAAAAAAAGGTTAGTGAACTTGGGAGTCTTTTTGAATTGGGTGAAGCTGTATTGGAATCAAGAGACGAGCTGGATCTGCTGATTCGCTCAGTTCAAATTATTTCGGCTGAGCTGGAATCCAATAAGACCTTTATATTTATCCGACAAAATGGAGAAAAAGAATTTCAAGTAGTGTCAAAGTCAGGAAATCAGGAAAAGATACTCTCTCAAGTTCTTACGGAAGATTCTTTGATTTATAAATGTATTTCAGATAACGAGACTTCGATTGCTTCTATTTCAGAATGGACTCTTGCTGCCTTATCCAATGAGGACGAAAAATATATTTTAAAGTCATTTATCATCATCCCTATTTTTCAGACTGCAAAAAGGCCATTTGGAGCGATTGTAATCTCTGATAGAAAAGCCAATGAGTCTTTCGATGAAAATCACAAACGATTGCTCCAAGCTATATCTTCTCAAATTACAAAGGGTTACGAAAATTTCAAACTAAACCAAGAAATGCTTACTAAAAAAGCTATGGAAAAAGAGATAGAGATTACCAAAAATATTCAGAACAATCTTTTACCTTCTTTGAAACTATCCAACTCTAATTTTGAAATCGGAGTAAAGACAGTAGCCGCAAAAGAAGTATCGGGTGATTTTTTTGATTATTTTCAA from Leptospiraceae bacterium encodes:
- a CDS encoding peptide deformylase produces the protein MSVRKILKLGDPILRKPSEEVTEEEIKEKDFKKLIRDMFDTMKHAEGLGLAAPQIGILKKLIVIGSEKSDRYPDSPNIPEKVIINPKITILDSPLSGYWEGCLSVPQMRGLVERPSKISIEYFDEKWNKYNEVIEGFQAVVFQHEIDHLSGILYVDRLKDTKLFGFIDALDETEDNLD
- a CDS encoding SpoIIE family protein phosphatase codes for the protein MENSSLSPLLKRNTENNFYVSFDPELVDIFQLVLNEAIRLVGAKRGSFFFLSEKNELQSLNELQEDKISNDIALKSFQDRKNFLLKKGDFVPGENRKTTESYISCYLGLETGDFDLGVFLLEGIYHFENFSTSDFELIVVYCNYLSMILKDTQLDSSRKEIYLSIATSILLLIENTNNYFKNSRMEYLLKEIIRVSGLINSSLDLSKLLLSVMESVKSVFRTESCSILLVDKERNELYFHIVAGEKQEELSRLRVPIGQGIAGTIAVTKKPMIINDAQSDPRVFKSVDKAVDFVTRNILGAPLIVNDEVIGVMEAINTIDRNNYNSNDIDLFLSFSDAAALAIQKTRLLQNLETTNIELEKKVSELGSLFELGEAVLESRDELDLLIRSVQIISAELESNKTFIFIRQNGEKEFQVVSKSGNQEKILSQVLTEDSLIYKCISDNETSIASISEWTLAALSNEDEKYILKSFIIIPIFQTAKRPFGAIVISDRKANESFDENHKRLLQAISSQITKGYENFKLNQEMLTKKAMEKEIEITKNIQNNLLPSLKLSNSNFEIGVKTVAAKEVSGDFFDYFQYSDGQFSFLVADVSGKSLPASIFMAMSSSIIRTLSRNHELIPEEILKRANQLIYEHSQSGMFVTLFYIHYNPANFELEFASAGHNDQLLIKKDGSYSCLKGVGAPLGVVPFTNYKGGKFRVEPGDIVALYTDGAIEEKNEKDEEFGLDRFVQEIISRKNKHVQEIVEDIYKLVDEYSGDNEQFDDFTVLLLKFTDDYQFIKKFSANTGEIPKLREFVYDAIKVKSLNENLRDDILLACDEAATNIVLHSYNGLPSKGLFFDCKIKFSDEFVKVLFSNSGNPFDRSKVKPPSVEANMAGERKGGFGVYLIEKLMDKVTYYKENGLNYILIEKKIN